ACCACTTTCATGGGATAAAAGGCTTGACATAGCAATAGGAGCGGCTCGGGGGCTGTCTTTCCTGCACACATCAGAGAAATCTGTCATATATCGCGATTTTAAGACATCCAATATACTGTTGGATGGggtaagggttttttttttttttttttttttgagttgggaGAGGGGGGTTCGACCTTCAGGCTCCCATTTTAGAGACTAAATTATGTCAATCAGGCTAAATGACAGGTTTCCTTGTGATTTGAAACCGAATCCACTTTGCCACTCTCTTACCTGAATCTTTGATTGTGTGTTGGGTTTCTTATTGTAGGCCTACAATGCAAAGCTTTCGGATTTTGGGCTGGCAAAGTTGGGCCCGCTAAATGGCAACTCGCACGTGACAACGCGTGTCATGGGCACTTATGGCTATGCAGCTCCTGAATATGTTGCGACCGGTAATACTCCAATTTTCAATTATTACATGTGCTTTGTGAAATTAAAAGGTTGTcgatttcctttaaaaaaaatgatattgtcGTCTCTCACTTGTTTGGATAGATAAAcgatctaatctcatctcattttattttattattataatttttctaaattcttaaataaaatataataaaaaattcaatatttttaaatactaaaacaataataatattttattcaactcatctcaaatcatctcatctcattatccaaacaagaccGTCCAAAACTccttcaaaagagaaaaaaaaaagagtgtacATTTAAGAATTAGCTAGAGCCATGCACACAAATTACACTCAAAAGTACTCCTAGAAACTGAGACTCAATttagaaagattaaaaaattaaagtgtaTATTTAAATCTGAgtacaaaaatcttatttaacgtccacaaattattttaagCAAAACTATCattcattctaaattttattattctcattCATGCTtgttgatgtgatatattttaaatagttattTATGTAGATAATAGACATGTAAAACCACTTAAAATGCGTGATATCAATAAGCATTACCGAAGATAACGAGATATTAGgtgaagaacaatttaatttcttaaattattgAAGTTGCATAGGAGTTGTAATTTTGAGATATAGATTTACTTCAATACTCATGAATAATTTATATCTCAAGAACATAAAAATAAGAACATGATTTTGATCATCCCATGTATccatatatattctaacaaacaCCCTAATCAACAGGTCATTTGTATGTAAAAAGTGATGTCTATGGATTTGGCGTCGTATTGCTAGAAATGCTGACAGGCTTACGAGCACACGACACAAATAGGGCCAGAGGCGAGTACGTCTTGGTGGAATGGACTAGACCTTCTATGTCCGACAAACagaaactcaagaaaaaaatggacCCAAGGCTACGTGAACATTACCCTCTAGAAGGTGCATTCCAAGCAGCTCAATTGATACTAAAATGTCTCGAATCAGACCCCAAAAATCGTCCATCCATGGAAGAAGTATTACAAGAGTTAATGAAGATACGTGCCATTAAAATGACTGCAAAGGAAACAAAAGCCTGTGCAAAGCATGGTGCCAATAGACGCCAAGAGGTCAAAGATACCAACCATCGTCGGTATCCCATTCACCACAACTCCCACCATAGCGATCGGTCTCCGATTCACC
This genomic interval from Juglans microcarpa x Juglans regia isolate MS1-56 chromosome 4D, Jm3101_v1.0, whole genome shotgun sequence contains the following:
- the LOC121259994 gene encoding probable serine/threonine-protein kinase PIX13 → MGNCFAAPVSNHHSPSTTKPSSPSEISRNISKESGRWTSQSSSNVTQNGNLAQSNMEETTPRTGRVITPNLKVFTLAELKSATRNFRPDTVLGEGGFGRVFKGWVDVNTYAPSKVGAGMAVAVKKSNPDSPQGLKEWMAEVKFLGKFSHPNLVKLLGYCWEDKEYLLVYEYMQKGSLENHLFKKGAPEPLSWDKRLDIAIGAARGLSFLHTSEKSVIYRDFKTSNILLDGAYNAKLSDFGLAKLGPLNGNSHVTTRVMGTYGYAAPEYVATGHLYVKSDVYGFGVVLLEMLTGLRAHDTNRARGEYVLVEWTRPSMSDKQKLKKKMDPRLREHYPLEGAFQAAQLILKCLESDPKNRPSMEEVLQELMKIRAIKMTAKETKACAKHGANRRQEVKDTNHRRYPIHHNSHHSDRSPIHQRHGAIGGGVGAYRH